A single Manduca sexta isolate Smith_Timp_Sample1 chromosome 11, JHU_Msex_v1.0, whole genome shotgun sequence DNA region contains:
- the LOC115454475 gene encoding LOW QUALITY PROTEIN: anaphase-promoting complex subunit 1-like (The sequence of the model RefSeq protein was modified relative to this genomic sequence to represent the inferred CDS: deleted 1 base in 1 codon), whose protein sequence is MIAASEPLEFIPHGRTVLEKHPGQVYGRGHNSSVMENSLLYKLTNFAIKDESLLEAREEEEEWWCIREVYYRSFEDVEDEEPQNKSSKYDYNSESFRPPSRLKHDFNISIKSELLSSMKKLDGDGINSAGPSRGGSANSSSNLSKKFNLNSSRKISRNKPFNPKTDSSYEEELYVKGCTAVWSKGLLSTPATKLANSEQRETISCYTLENPIKHATFCNFQVDVNNTMLIDALNSQIGDVKKNIKIEDTTEHIRTETMPSIVLVDSKCMRVFAKDGQEYITNIPFQVKKVWPMKYGLFLEKEATPILQNSIHNSFMKLNESHNSTFSKSKTNLFNMSAKLRAESVSGYDHDIPLPTCFSLTHPLDEVIPILIKSPALGLQYYNDGDVQIIYVNANPSIILLYDWKLGTHSLWKIRKATRDECLAMCPNMNSTTTVFSQSYDYIGSPMHSHRNTTNWTGLGSPFQSRRAPNTPTASRSRLNSPMANLFHQQGMSPHASIGQASCTSMMANTLPQTPPTLPLYPDICLDHIWTDTMVIKRDPLDTPNDTKTFLHTDLVGHDYLCFIVRVAGVSKLQILRLQKSHSQGHNSKINLIVGTVSTVLAKDAVVLDHLKMIALIDESGNIILQSGNCVVGKVHVCGVLARLLSPAPFPRRSSVLPAHDHAARAALDDSALHLLSPVPSLAHDRMRHKDAVVPSGLTGLLDAAGSRLTLQFDSNLMYRISLPALSRSTLVTRCHTALTAILPKDVTMQVIIKWYGVRNAPGTQDLTPEQEWSMFTNLLFSLIGYDVERLHSTNNDDQGEVEVVSKKQRTSSDGTSDDWEYLLNSKLHKAIGNSLANILNLPTVNIDNKHRYIEKNIDTDKPAQFNTNALLFPYILHVLFSFHLVYEEIKLNTLLFDDLKPLSIFLYQLSKDLKLESYVNHYWLDFPTEFCLDYDDYESQMTDGVLEKLSEPTYFSREPPNIFSYLNSMLKDVDVGYYPYLTDVNNMSKDLIEVLPLVGVGACAGVWRVCRRAWQCAASTPRAPRAAHAPAHCQAVQALCDIGMTPRDVDNLPPAIGLLLLTIFSRCKAEPPVDWPVEAYNLVMREDLALQAEIAESIKSTSDYMESLAQESMEKETPYTLIENPREEASQSKAEDDTSTGMEILNTKLLRLLYPRDHRMTEVINLLQSSKPVVMNLTQRPEVSDHDFIEEQEKYMYAVGTRTMALPIARGMVTLRAAAGAAGAGACPRLQAWARGAEGSARSGAGGAAAWPSFHNGAAAGLALVPPHAAWLLYNRPAGTAEMSIEHAGFLMALGLNGHLRDMPFMNIYEYLVKCHEMISVGLLLGLAATYRGTMDVQATKMMSIHLEPLLPPTSIELDIQQNILVAALLGVGLIYQGTANLHYAQVLLNEIGKPAGVEAETWVERESYALAAGLALGAGGRGRGRAPAAAPAAAPAHLHVRLRPAAARAYAHPHLTISFLVDFTLTFIDPPWYLQGKGSVFPLFPAYEKSTTIGWIHISHHQHQQFFNAHSIRVTTAYELDYVRPDLLMLRIIARGLVLWDSIEASEEWIDDQVPETIKPYIFTKPTEDNVDYEAMNQAYCNIVAGACFALGLRFAGSGDEDARDAVLQRACAFATLAARPLADLAGRSTLETCLCVCLLAAAMIMCGRGDVSVLRVCRRVRARLAAPGAAAAHPHALTHGGQMAVASAIGLLFLGGGRATLSRGSAAVAALLAAFFPKFPTHSEDNRYHLQAFRHLYVLAVEPRLILPRDLDTGKLCYAHIQVVDLEGAVRQMKAPCIIPELDSLREVKINDPRYWPITFQRDRNWDQLKVFLEYTWCIDVKQRAGCLSYLDDPQGFLSILAQTLTLDKANTWSVSPENIELFTNDDKVRNFVRHYLAKEIGTNICADCLVIGKKRKGVKNEPVMQKQCQCRKYSKEEQEYVQSLSMVTYECLVKDILCALPIWTTFLKIIKTMKTDPSTYHIWQVKLLLSQIENHSKRAHSEMKVDGQDLNNEPLISSEFTLAIKQKVSNILDSWELKLTPYLRKYLGLPSSRKFDSCDDTLKKILTAFLVFHDLPRGVLKDVIGDDVSGLLGLDSNLSVEAVSKIEALVR, encoded by the exons ATGATAGCCGCATCTGAGCCGCTG GAGTTCATCCCGCACGGCAGGACCGTGCTAGAGAAGCACCCGGGTCAGGTCTACGGCAGAGGTCATAATTCTTCAGTGATG GAGAACTCGTTGCTCTACAAGTTGACCAACTTCGCCATTAAGGATGAGAGCCTGCTGGAGGCCAGGGAAGAGGAGGAGGAGTGGTGGTGCATAAGGGAGGTTTATTACAGGAGTTTTGAGG ATGTGGAGGACGAAGAACCACAGAACAAAAGCTCTAAATATGACTACAATTCAGAATCATTCCGGCCACCAAGCCGTCTCAAGCATGACTTCAATATTTCCATCAAGTCGGAATTGTTGTCTAGCATGAAGAAGCTAGATGGAGATGGAATTAACTCTGCAGGACCATCCAGAGGAGGTAGCGCTAACAGTTCCAGTAACTTGTCCAAGAAATTCAATCTAAATTCATCACGGAAGATATCAAGGAATAAACCGTTCAATCCAAAGACTGATAGTTCTTATGAGGAAGAGTTGTATGTCAAAGGATGTACTGCTGTATGGTCGAAAG GTTTACTCTCAACACCAGCTACAAAACTCGCAAACTCTGAACAAAGAGAAACAATAAGCTGCTACACATTAGAGAACCCGATAAAACACGCCACCTTCTGCAATTTCCAAGTCGACGTCAACAACACTATGCTCATTGACGCTTTGAACTCTCAAATAGGAGatgtaaaaaagaatataaaaatagaagataCTACAGAGCATATTCGAACTGAGACAATGCCTTCGATAGTACTAGTGGATAGTAAATGTATGAGAGTGTTCGCCAAAGACGGCCAGGAATATATAACCAACATACCATTTCAAGTGAAGAAGGTATGGCCTATGAAATATGGTCTATTCTTGGAGAAAGAAGCCACTCCAATACTACAGAATTCTATACATAATTCGTTTATGAAATTGAATGAATCTCACAACAGTACTTTTTCGAAGTCCAAAACAAATCTGTTTAACATGAGTGCTAAGTTACGGGCCGAGTCTGTGTCGGGTTATGACCATGATATACCATTACCGACATGTTTTAGTCTAACCCATCCATTAGACGAAGTCATtccgatattaataaaatcgcCAGCACTTGGACTTCAGTATTATAATGATGGAGATGTTCAGATTATTTATGTGAATGCAAATCCAAGTATTATTTTACTGTATGATTGGAAACTGGGCACACATTCCCTGTGGAAGATACGAAAAGCGACGCGAGATGAGTGTTTAGCTATGTGTCCTAATATGAACTCGACAACCACAGTTTTCAGCCAATCATATGACTATATAGGAAGTCCTATGCACAGTCATCGGAACACAACAAATTGGACTGGCTTAGGAAGTCCTTTTCAGTCTAGGAGAGCTCCTAATACCCCAACAGCGTCCCGGTCTAGACTGAACAGTCCCATGGCCAACTTATTCCACCAGCAAGGGATGTCTCCGCACGCATCCATTGGTCAGGCATCCTGTACCTCCATGATGGCTAACACTCTACCTCAGACGCCGCCAACTCTCCCTCTATACCCTGATATATGCCTAGATCATATCTGGACAGACACCATGGTGATCAAAAGGGATCCGTTGGACACTCCAAATGATACAAAGACATTCCTCCACACAGACCTGGTTGGTCACGATTATCTATGCTTCATAGTGAGGGTGGCTGGAGTGAGCAAACTGCAGATACTGAGGCTTCAGAAATCTCATTCTCAAGGGCATAATTCTAAGATCAATTTGATAGTTGGTACAGTTTCAACGGTGCTAGCTAAGGATGCGGTAGTGTTGGATCATTTGAAGATGATAGCATTGATTGATGAATCTGGGAATATTATACTCCAGTCTGGGAATTGTGTAGTTGGGAAG GTGCACGTGTGCGGCGTGCTGGCGCGGCTGCTGTCGCCGGCGCCGTTCCCGCGCCGCAGCAGCGTGCTGCCGGCGCACGAccacgccgcgcgcgccgccctcGACGACTCCGCGCTGCACCTGCTGTCGCCCGTGCCCAGCCTCGCGCACGACCGCATGCGACACAAGGACGCCGTGG TTCCGTCAGGTCTGACTGGTCTGTTGGACGCGGCCGGGTCGCGACTCACGCTGCAGTTCGACTCGAACCTCATGTACCGTATATCTCTCCCTGCACTGTCCCGCTCCACGCTGGTGACTCGCTGTCACACTGCCCTCACAGCAATACTCCCCAAGGACGTCACTATGCAG GTTATAATAAAGTGGTATGGAGTTCGCAACGCGCCCGGCACGCAGGATCTCACTCCTGAGCAGGAATGGTCAATGTTCACAAATCTTTTGTTCTCTCTCATCGGGTACGATGTGGAGCGCCTGCACAGCACCAACAACGACGACCAAGGTGAAGTGGAAGTGGTCAGCAAGAAGCAACGGACCTCCAGCGACGGAACGTCAGACGACTGGGAATACCTCCTCAACTCCAAACTGCATAAGGCGATCGGCAACTCCCTAGCAAACATTCTCAACTTGCCTACAGTAAACATCGATAACAAACATCGATACATCGAGAAAAATATCGATACTGACAAGCCAGCACAGTTTAACACTAATGCATTACTATTCCCGTACATATTACACGTGTTGTTCTCTTTCCATTTAGTGTACGAAGAGATTAAATTGAACACGTTATTGTTCGATGATTTGAAGCctttatcgatatttttgtaTCAACTATCGAAAGATTTGAAGTTGGAAAGCTATGTGAACCACTACTGGCTGGACTTTCCGACTGAGTTCTGTTTGGATTACGATGATTATGAGTCTCAGATGACTGATGGTGTATTGGAGAAGTTGTCTGAACCCACGTACTTCAGTAGAGAGCCACCAAATATATTTAGCTACTTAAACTCCATGCTGAAGGACGTTGACGTTGGATACTATCCCTATTTGACCGATGTTAATAATATGTCCAAGGATCTTATTGAG GTGTTGCCGCTGGTGGGCGtgggcgcgtgcgcgggcgtGTGGCGCGTGTGCCGCCGCGCCTGGCAGTGCGCCGCCAgcacgccgcgcgcgccgcgcgccgcgcacgcgcccgcaCACTGCCAGGCCGTGCAGGCGCTCTGCGACATCG GCATGACCCCCCGGGACGTGGACAACCTCCCCCCGGCCATAGGGTTGCTCCTGCTCACGATATTCAGCCGCTGCAAGGCCGAGCCGCCCGTGGACTGGCCCGTGGAAGCGTACAACCTGGTGATGCGCGAAGACCTGGCGCTGCAGGCGGAAATCGCTGAGAGCATCAAGTCTACGTCCGATTACATGGAGT CTCTAGCCCAGGAGTCGATGGAGAAAGAAACCCCATACACGCTTATAGAGAACCCAAGAGAGGAGGCGTCGCAGAGCAAAGCTGAAGACGACACCAGCACCGGCATGGAGATCCTCAACACCAAGCTGCTGCGACTGCTGTACCCCAGGGATCATAG AATGACGGAGGTGATAAATCTCCTGCAGTCTTCGAAGCCGGTGGTAATGAACTTGACGCAGCGGCCGGAGGTGTCAGACCATGACTTCATAGAGGAGCAGGAGAAGTACATGTATGCCGTGGGAACTAGGACTATGGCGTTGCCTATAGCTAG AGGCATGGTGACGctgcgcgcggcggcgggcgcggcgggcgcgggcgcgtgtCCGCGGCTGCAGGCGTGGGCGCGCGGCGCGGAGGGGAGCGCGCGGAGTGGGgcaggcggcgcggcggcgtggCCGAGCTTCCACAACGGCGCCGCCGCCGGGCTCGCGCTCGTGCCGCCGCACGCCGCCTGGCTGCTCTACAACCGGCCCGCG GGCACAGCGGAGATGTCGATCGAGCATGCCGGCTTCCTCATGGCGCTCGGCCTCAACGGACATCTCCGCGACATGCCCTTCATGAACATCTACGAATACCTGGTCAAGTGCCACGAGATGATCAGTGTAGGACTGCTTTTGGGACTTGCAGCTACTTATAGag GTACAATGGACGTGCAAGCGACGAAGATGATGAGCATTCACCTGGAGCCGCTGCTGCCGCCCACCTCCATCGAGCTGGACATCCAGCAGAACATCCTGGTGGCGGCGCTGCTCGGCGTGGGGCTCATATACCAGGGCACCGCCAACCTGCACTACGCGCAGGTGTTGCTCAACGAGATTG GCAAGCCGGCGGGCGTGGAGGCGGAGACGTGGGTGGAGCGCGAGTCGTACGCGCTGGCGGCGGGGCTGGCGCTGGGGGCTggtgggcgcgggcgcggccgcGCGCCTGCCGCCGCGCCTGCTGCGGCGCCTGCGCACCTACATGTGCGGCTCCGGCCTGCCGCCGCGCGCGCGTACGCACACCCGCACCTTACTATCTCCTTCCTCGTGGACTTCACTCTTACATTCATTGACCCGCCCTGGTACCTTCAGGGGAAGGGTTCAGTCTTCCCGTTGTTCCCCGCGTACGAAAAAT cgaccaccattGGTTGGATTCACATCTCGCACCACCAGCATCAGCAGTTTTTTAACGCCCACAGCATCAGGGTCACCACTGCCTACGAGCTGGACTATGTGCGACCTGACCTGCTGATGCTGAGGATTATCGCTAGAG gtCTAGTGCTATGGGACAGTATAGAAGCGAGCGAGGAGTGGATCGACGACCAAGTGCCAGAGACAATAAAGCCTTACATCTTCACCAAGCCCACAGAGGACAACGTCGACTACGAAGCTATGAA CCAGGCGTACTGCAACATAGTGGCGGGCGCGTGCTTCGCGCTGGGGCTGCGGTTCGCGGGCTCGGGCGACGAGGACGCGCGCGACGCCGTGCTGCAGCGCGCCTGCGCCTTCGCCACGCTCGCCGCGCGCCCGCTCGCCGACCTCGCCGGCCGCTCCACGCTCGAGACCTGTCTCTGCGTGTGCCTGCTCGCCGCCGCCATG ATCATGTGCGGGCGCGGCGACGTGTCGGTGCTGCGCGTGTGCcggcgcgtgcgcgcgcgcctggccgcgcccggcgccgccgccgcgcacccgCACGCACTCACGCACGGGGGACAG ATGGCGGTGGCGAGCGCGATCGGTCTGCTGTTCCTGGGCGGCGGACGGGCGACGCTGAGCCGCGGgtcggcggcggtggcggcgctgCTGGCCGCCTTCTTCCCCAAGTTCCCCACACACAGCGAGGACAACAG ATATCACTTACAAGCGTTCCGGCATCTGTACGTGCTGGCCGTAGAACCCAGGTTAATACTGCCTCGAGACCTGGACACGGGGAAGCTATGTTATGCGCATATACAG GTGGTAGACCTGGAAGGCGCGGTGCGGCAGATGAAGGCGCCCTGCATCATCCCGGAGCTGGACTCGCTGCGGGAGGTGAAGATCAACGACCCGCGCTACTGGCCCATCACATTCCAGAGGGATCGCAATTGGGATCAGTTGAA AGTATTCCTGGAGTACACTTGGTGCATCGACGTGAAGCAGCGCGCCGGATGCCTCTCATACCTCGACGACCCTCAGGGGTTCCTCTCGATATTGGCCCAAACACTCACCCTAGACAAAGCAAACACTTGGTCAGTCTCACCGGAGAACATTGAGCTCTTCACCAACGATGATAAAGTTAGAAACTTCGTGCGACACTACTTGGCCAAAGAGATTGGAACAAACATTTGTGCCGATTGTCTGGTGATTGGGAAGAAAAGGAAGGGTGTTAAAAACGAGCCGGTGATGCAGAAGCAATGCCAGTGCAGGAAGTACAGCAAGGAGGAGCAGGAATACGTGCAGTCGTTGAGCATGGTGACGTACGAGTGTCTGGTCAAAGATATCCTCTGCGCTTTGCCTATATGGACCACGTTTTTGAAG ATAATCAAAACAATGAAGACGGATCCGTCCACTTATCACATATGGCAAGTTAAACTACTTCTCTCCCAGATAGAGAACCACAGTAAACGCGCTCACAGCGAAATGAAAGTCGACGGACAAGATCTCAACAACGAGCCGTTAATATCGAGCGAGTTCACGCTTGCCATCAAGCAAAAAGTGTCAAACATTCTTGACAGTTGGGAGCTGAAACTGACGCCGTACTTACGGAAATATTTGGGCTTGCCGAGCAGCAGAAAGTTTGACTCATGCGATGACACGTTAAAGAAGATCTTGACTGCGTTCTTAGTGTTCCACGACTTGCCTAGAGGCGTCCTGAAGGATGTCATAGGGGATGACGTGTCAGGTCTCCTGGGCCTGGACAGCAATTTGTCGGTGGAGGCTGTGAGCAAGATAGAGGCGTTGGTGAGATGA